The DNA window TTTCGGCCAGTTTAGAAATGGCGATGAACGATCCGGGCAGCAAGTTGTTTATGGATATCCCGAACCCATTTGGTGATTACGAACCCGAATACCAGCTACAAAATGCCTCTGAACTGCTACTCGATAAAGCGGTTAATGAGGACTATTTCGACAAGTCGACTTATCGTGTCACTTTTGTTGATATGAGTAATGGCAAATGGGGCTATCAATTGGAGAAAGATGGCAGTGTGGTGGCCGCCGATGAGTTTAACGCCAGCACTGGGATCAAATACAACGATTTGACGATTGATTTGCGTGGGCAAATCAAACGGGGAGATGTGATCGAGCTTAAGCCGCGTGAACATTTCTCGATTTTCGACAGTTTTAAAAATGCTGCGAAGTATTCCGACGCCCCAGTCTCGGATGCCAACGCGACAGCGAAGTTGCATCAGGTGACTGAGGAGTTTCATGCGGCTTTTATCCATTTAAACAAAGCCCGTACTGATATTGGTGCGCGCCTCAGTACCTTGGATATCCAAGAGCAGCAGCATGAAGACTTCAATTTATCTCTGAGCAAAGCTAAGAGTAACTTTGAAGATTTGGACTACTCCAAAGCAATTATTGAGTTCAATGAGAATTCCAGAGCATTGCAAGCTTCGCAGCTCGCGTTTGGTAAAACCAAAGATCTGACTCTGTTTAACTACTTATAAATGTTCAATATAAGTGGTGGCTGATTCGTTTTGCCGCCTCGATTGATGCCTTATGTGCCAAGCCTTAAGCGCGGATAGAGATGGAATAAGATTGCCGCTTTGAAGTTCGCCTTTAAAAACGG is part of the Vibrio cidicii genome and encodes:
- the flgL gene encoding flagellar hook-associated protein FlgL → MISRIASFHNYQSVQNDLRRMENKIHHNQAQLASGKKLLSPSDDPLATHYIQNIGQQAEQLKQYLDAIVLVRNRLEQHEVNVSNQEQFADEAKRTVMEMINGALSPEDRMAKKREIEELANNFLYLANAQDESGNYTFAGTKSKTQPFFRDYDGSVTYSGDDYQRKMRISASLEMAMNDPGSKLFMDIPNPFGDYEPEYQLQNASELLLDKAVNEDYFDKSTYRVTFVDMSNGKWGYQLEKDGSVVAADEFNASTGIKYNDLTIDLRGQIKRGDVIELKPREHFSIFDSFKNAAKYSDAPVSDANATAKLHQVTEEFHAAFIHLNKARTDIGARLSTLDIQEQQHEDFNLSLSKAKSNFEDLDYSKAIIEFNENSRALQASQLAFGKTKDLTLFNYL